Genomic segment of Longimicrobium sp.:
CGAAGCCGGCCACGAAGTCCTCCTTCCCCCGCCGCGCGGCGAAGAACGGATCCATCACCGTGCAGCGGATCACGCCCACGCCGCCCGCGCGCTCGTAGTCGTCGTACGTGAAGCCCAACTCGCGCACGACGGGCTCCGCCGCGCGGCCGTACTCGTGCGCGCGCAGCACCGTCTTCGTCACCACGTACTCCAGGTCGCGCGCCGACCGCCCGGCGGAAACGCTCATGGCCCCGTAGACGCGGTCCGCCAGCGCGTTGGTCTCCTCCAGCGAGACGAGGGACGGGTGGCCGATGGCGAAGCAGACGATGTTCAGGTCCGGCTCCGGGAGCGCCACCAGCCGGAACGGCGCCCAGTCGCCCGCGGCGATGCGGCGGTGCAGGAGGAGCGCGCCGCGCGCCGTCTCGCCCACCAGCCGGCCGTACCCGCGCGCGTCCGGCGGCAGCACCTTGTGGCTCATCCACACCGCCGCGGCCGCCGCGCCGGGCTTCGATCCCTCGAAGATGAAGCGGCCGATGTACGACGCGTCGCTCCCGCCCGCGTGGAAGACGTACGGCGCCTCCACCGCCACCAGGTCGCGCACGCGCAGGTCGCGAAAGCTCACCGCGCCGGCCGGATAGGGAATGAACCCCAGCTTGTGCGGGTCGATGGTCACCGAGTCGGTCCGCTCCAGCGCCACCAGCGCGCGGTACACCCCCTCCTGCGGCCACGGCTCCGGCGCGTAGTCGGCCAGCGCGCGCTCGTAGCTCCGCCGCTCGCCGTCGGCGCCGCGGGTGATCGACGCCGCGTAGCCGCCCCACGCGGCGTCGGCATGGAGATGAAAGGCGATCCCGTGCCGCCGCGCCGCCTCGTCGCGCACCTCGGCCACGAGATCCAGCCGGTCCACCGCGCTCTCCTCCGTCGTCCCGATCACCGAGACGCAGGCGATCACCGGCTGGCGGCGCCCGGCCAGCGTGCCGAGCGTGGACCGCAGCGCGTCCGGATCCATGCGGAAGCGCGCGTCCACCGGCACGTGCACCAGCTGCGCCCCGCCAATCCCCAGCGCGCGGCAGATCTTCTCCCACGAATAGTGCGCGGTGGACGGAACCAGCACCGCCGCGGGCGGAAAGGCGTCGCCGAACTGCGTGGCCAGGCGGCGCCCGAACTCCTGGTAGCCCAGCCCCGCCAGCGAGTGCCGCGTCACCGCGTTCGCCGCCGCCATCCCGTCGCCCACCCGGTCGCGGAAGTGCTCCAGCAGGTCCAGCGACGCCTCGGGCGCCACGTTCAGCAGCTGCCACAGGTCCATCGCCCGCAGGTCCGCGCCCTCGCCGCCCGGCAGCCGCACGCCGATGCCGGCCAGCCCCAGCTCGTCGGCCGCCCAGCGCACGGCCACGGGGAGATACTTCACGTTCCGCGCGACCCACAGCGCCTCGAAGTTGGCCACCGTGCCGCCCGAGGTCAGGTGCCCCCACTGCCGCGCCGGGTCGTACCCGATCATCCGCGCCAGCTGCCCGGCCACCTCCAGCTCCATCCGCGTGGTCACCGGGCTGGCTTCGGCCGCCACGTTGTTGGGGTTGTACAGCATGGTGGCGAAGTACCCCACCAGGCTGGCCATGGTCAGGTCGCTGCTCATGTGCCCGATGTAGCGCGGGCTGAAGAAGGGCACGCCGGCCTTAAGCTCGCCCAGCAGCCCCATCAGCTCCTGCGCCAGCGTGGTGATGGAGCGCTCGTACGCCGGCGTGCGCTTCTCCGCCTCGGTCACCTCGAAGCCGTCCTCGGGGTGGAAGTTGCGCCGCCAGAATACATGGTCGCGCACCGCCTCCAGCAGCAGCCGCTCGAAGACGTCGGCGTTCTCGGCCTTGGGCCCCAGAAACACCGACGCGAGGTCCACCGGGGCCTCGCGTCGCGGGGAATCGCTGTAGTCCGTCATCGTCGCTTTCACTCGATCTGGATGTGAGGCGACGAACCTAGCGCCGCCCGCACCCAGCGTAAACCGCAGACGTTTTCGGGCCGATGAAAAGCAGGTGGATCGCACGGAGGGTCGGAGAAGCGGAAGGAGGATCGAGATCCCGGCTGGCGCTTCACGCATCCAGGCCGATGAATGTCCCACGGTATCGACTCTGCAACACAAAGTACTTGACGGACGATGGGAGACCGGCTACTCTTCGGCCAGTCGAACGGAAACACGAGATCGGGTGGAGGTGATCGATGTCCCAGCTGGTGGAAGTGCTGTATCCCGTGCCGGACCTGCGGCGCACGCCGCTGTCCACGCTGCGCTGGTGGGAGTCGCGGCGCCTGCTGTTCAACAAGGTCGTGGGCGCCACCGGGCTGGCGACGCTCGCGTGCGTCTCGCTCTTCCTCCTGCTCCCGCCGCACACCATGGGCGCGCCCCAGGCCCTGCCGATGCTCGCGTTCGCGGCGGCATACGCGGTGGCGGCGAACGCGTGCTACACGATGGGCTGGCTCCTGGAGCTCGCCGCGCGTGCGGTGTGGGGGCGGCGCGCGCCGGACGTGGGGCCGCTCCTTTTCCGGCAGGGCCTCATCTTCGCCGTGGGCCTCACCCTCATGCCGGTGATCCTCGTCTCGATGATCTGGGTCATCCACGTCGTGCTGGCGATCGTCTCGTAACCCGTCGCCACGCCGAGCCAGCGGACATCGAAGGAGGCACGGAGGACTCGCATGCAGTCCTCCGTGCCTCCGTGTCTGTTCACGGATGCAGATCCACCACGACAGGCCGGTGGTCGCTGCGCCCGCGCCACCCGTCGAACGAGCCGACGCGTACGTCGCGGATCGATGGCAGCCACTCGCGCGGGACGAAGCAGTAGTCGAGGTGATACGCGAGGTCCGGCCGCCACATGTGGTAGTACGTGGCGCGCGACTCCCCGCCCGGCGGCTCGCGATGGAATTCGTGGTAGGCGCTGGCCAGCCCCAGCGCGTGCAGCCGCGCCTCGATCGCCGCGTACGTCCACCGCAGGCGCTTGCGGTCGAAGACGGGGTTCGCGTTGAAGTCGCCCGCCATCACCGCCGGCCCGCTGGTGATGAGTCCCGAAAGCGCGTCGATGCCGTGGCAGACCGCGCGCGAGTAGCTCCCCCGGTCCGGCATCGCCCACACGGCAATCAGCGTGAAGCTGATTGGTCCGCTGACGCGGAAGGGCACGATCCACCTCGGCAGCGCCGCATCGGCCTCGACCGGATCGACCGCCCATCCCTCCCCCGCCATCACCGCGATCCCCTGCCGCGGGTTCTCCCCGATCCATCGTACCCGCTCGGATTCCTCCGCCGGCCGCGCGCACTCCTGCACGACGGCGACGTCCGGCGCCAGCTCGCGCAGGAACGCCGTCTTCGCCGCGAACGGCCCGCGGCAGCAGTTCCAGGTGACGATGCGCACGACTACCTTGGGAGATCGAAACCGGGGAGGAGGCCGCGGTGAAGACCGTGACGATATCGCCCGGCTACGAGCTTTCGCTGCCGCCGGAACTCTGCCGGAAGCTCGGGATCAGCCCGGGGGACGAACTCGTGATCGCCGCTACGGCGACCGGGATCACACTCGTTCCTGCCCGGGATCCGCGCAAACTCCGCGGGTTTTTGTCGGGGATGAACATCGACTTTGAGCGCGAGCCCGACCGGCTTTGATGTCGGATGACGCAAGAAGGCGGGGAATCGACGATTCGATTCCGCGCCTCCGCCCT
This window contains:
- a CDS encoding pyridoxal phosphate-dependent decarboxylase family protein, which codes for MTDYSDSPRREAPVDLASVFLGPKAENADVFERLLLEAVRDHVFWRRNFHPEDGFEVTEAEKRTPAYERSITTLAQELMGLLGELKAGVPFFSPRYIGHMSSDLTMASLVGYFATMLYNPNNVAAEASPVTTRMELEVAGQLARMIGYDPARQWGHLTSGGTVANFEALWVARNVKYLPVAVRWAADELGLAGIGVRLPGGEGADLRAMDLWQLLNVAPEASLDLLEHFRDRVGDGMAAANAVTRHSLAGLGYQEFGRRLATQFGDAFPPAAVLVPSTAHYSWEKICRALGIGGAQLVHVPVDARFRMDPDALRSTLGTLAGRRQPVIACVSVIGTTEESAVDRLDLVAEVRDEAARRHGIAFHLHADAAWGGYAASITRGADGERRSYERALADYAPEPWPQEGVYRALVALERTDSVTIDPHKLGFIPYPAGAVSFRDLRVRDLVAVEAPYVFHAGGSDASYIGRFIFEGSKPGAAAAAVWMSHKVLPPDARGYGRLVGETARGALLLHRRIAAGDWAPFRLVALPEPDLNIVCFAIGHPSLVSLEETNALADRVYGAMSVSAGRSARDLEYVVTKTVLRAHEYGRAAEPVVRELGFTYDDYERAGGVGVIRCTVMDPFFAARRGKEDFVAGFAKALRKVLEQVL
- a CDS encoding endonuclease/exonuclease/phosphatase family protein; this translates as MRIVTWNCCRGPFAAKTAFLRELAPDVAVVQECARPAEESERVRWIGENPRQGIAVMAGEGWAVDPVEADAALPRWIVPFRVSGPISFTLIAVWAMPDRGSYSRAVCHGIDALSGLITSGPAVMAGDFNANPVFDRKRLRWTYAAIEARLHALGLASAYHEFHREPPGGESRATYYHMWRPDLAYHLDYCFVPREWLPSIRDVRVGSFDGWRGRSDHRPVVVDLHP
- a CDS encoding AbrB/MazE/SpoVT family DNA-binding domain-containing protein; amino-acid sequence: MKTVTISPGYELSLPPELCRKLGISPGDELVIAATATGITLVPARDPRKLRGFLSGMNIDFEREPDRL